In Mixophyes fleayi isolate aMixFle1 chromosome 4, aMixFle1.hap1, whole genome shotgun sequence, the following proteins share a genomic window:
- the FBXL14 gene encoding F-box/LRR-repeat protein 14 has product METHISCLFPELLAMIFGYLEVRDKGRAAQVCGAWRDAAYHKSVWRGTEAKLHLRRANPSLFPSLQARGIRRVQILSLRRSLSYVIQGLPDICSLNLSGCYNLTDNGLGHAFVQEIGSLRSLNLSLCKQITDSSLGRIAQYLKRLEVLELGGCSNITNTGLLLIAWGLHSLKSLNLRSCRHVSDVGIGHLAGMTRSAAEGCLTLEQLTLQDCQKLTDLALKHISRGLQGLRVLNLSFCGGISDAGLLHLSHMGGLRSLNLRSCDNISDTGIMHLAMGSLRLSGLDVSFCDKVGDQSLAYIAQGLYGLKSLSLCSCHISDDGINRMVRQMHGLRTLNIGQCVRITDKGLDLIAEHLSQLTGIDLYGCTRITKRGLERITQLPCLKVLNLGLWQMTESEKVR; this is encoded by the coding sequence ATGGAGACCCACATCTCGTGCCTGTTCCCCGAGCTGCTGGCCATGATCTTCGGCTACCTGGAGGTGCGCGACAAGGGCCGGGCCGCCCAGGTGTGCGGGGCCTGGCGGGACGCGGCCTACCACAAGTCCGTGTGGCGGGGGACCGAGGCCAAGCTGCACCTCCGCCGGGCCAACCCGTCGCTCTTCCCCAGCCTGCAGGCCCGCGGCATCCGCCGGGTGCAGATCCTCAGCCTGCGCCGCTCCCTCAGCTACGTCATCCAGGGCCTGCCCGACATCTGCAGCCTGAACCTCAGCGGCTGCTACAACCTGACGGACAACGGCCTGGGCCACGCCTTCGTGCAGGAGATCGGCTCCCTGCGCTCGCTCAACCTCAGCCTGTGCAAGCAGATCACGGACAGCAGCCTGGGCCGCATCGCGCAGTACCTCAAGCGGCTGGAGGTGCTGGAGCTGGGCGGCTGCTCCAACATCACCAACACCGGCCTCCTGCTCATCGCCTGGGGGCTGCACAGCCTGAAGAGCCTCAACCTGCGGAGCTGCCGGCACGTCTCCGACGTGGGCATCGGGCACCTGGCCGGGATGACCCGCAGCGCCGCCGAGGGCTGCCTGACCCTGGAGCAGCTCACCCTGCAGGACTGCCAGAAGCTGACCGACCTGGCCCTCAAGCACATCTCCCGGGGGCTGCAGGGGCTGAGGGTGCTCAACCTCAGCTTCTGCGGGGGGATCTCCGACGCGGGGCTGCTGCATCTGTCGCACATGGGGGGTCTGAGGAGCCTGAACCTGCGCAGCTGCGACAACATCAGCGACACCGGCATCATGCACCTGGCCATGGGCAGCCTGCGCCTCTCCGGGCTGGACGTCTCCTTCTGCGACAAGGTGGGCGACCAGAGCCTGGCCTACATCGCCCAGGGCCTGTACGGCCTCAAGTCCCTCTCCCTGTGCTCCTGCCACATCAGCGACGACGGCATCAACCGGATGGTGCGACAGATGCACGGGCTGCGGACCCTCAACATTGGGCAGTGCGTCAGGATCACGGACAAGGGCCTGGATCTTATAGCCGAGCACCTGAGCCAGCTGACTGGCATTGACTTGTATGGCTGCACAAGGATCAccaagagggggctggagaggatCACCCAGCTGCCCTGCCTCAAAGTGCTCAACCTGGGACTGTGGCAGATGACTGAGAGCGAGAAGGTCAGGTGA